One window of the Bombus pyrosoma isolate SC7728 linkage group LG5, ASM1482585v1, whole genome shotgun sequence genome contains the following:
- the LOC122567972 gene encoding transmembrane ascorbate-dependent reductase CYB561-like isoform X1 — protein MSTNYPYVYQICLDMEQITEPRVNLEGFRPLIIAMEIVGAILIILVAVWCGNYRGGFAWNSNPMLEFNWHPLLMVIGFVFLYANGMLIYRTQRNTRKRRLKLIHAGIMILIVALVVISLVAVFDSHNLHSIPIPNMYSLHSWVGLTSVILFCCQWLAGFLSFLYPGLQLPLRASYMPIHVYFGIAGFIGVIASCLLGLNEKAFFALGNNYPNLVDEAILINVIGLMLILFGGLAVYLVSQERYKRLPRTEDEALVGGRAQ, from the exons aTGTCAACAAATTATCCATATGTATACCAGATATGTTTAG aCATGGAGCAAATTACAGAACCACGTGTTAATCTGGAGGGTTTCAGACCGCTCATCATTGCAATGGAAATTGTTGGAGCAATACTGATAATTCTAGTTGCAGTTTGGTGTGGCAATTATAGAGGTGGTTTTGCTTGGAATTCTAATCCAATGTTAGAATTCAATTGGCATCCTCTTTTAATGGTTATTggattcgtatttttatatgcCAATG GTATGTTAATATATAGGACACAAAGAAATACTCGAAAACGAAGATTGAAGCTAATTCATGCAGgcataatgatattaattgttGCATTAGTTGTAATTTCTCTTGTGGCTGTGTTTGACAGCCACAACTTGCATTCGATACCAATTCCAAACATGTATAGTCTTCATAGTTGGGTTGGGCTCACTagcgtaattttattttgctgcCAG tggCTTGCTGGATTTCTATCTTTCCTGTATCCGGGATTACAACTTCCATTACGGGCTTCCTACATGCCAATTCATGTATACTTTGGAATCGCAGGATTCATTGGTGTAATTGCTTCCTGTCTTTTAGGCCTCAATGAAAAAGCATTTTTTGCTCTAGG aaataattatCCAAACCTTGTAGACGaagcaatattaattaatgtaatcGGACTTATGTTAATCCTTTTTGGTGGATTAGCAGTTTATTTGGTATCACAAGAACGTTACAAACGTTTACCTAGAACAGAAGACGAAGCATTAGTTGGTGGCAGAGCACAGTAA
- the LOC122567969 gene encoding acidic mammalian chitinase isoform X1: protein MVNQIPVPQAKYELLTDVRQPRWRTQVLCLALVSLILGVLFVTRAWLGIVILRSPRAKTLDTETLTDNAKIATWLRRARMYAESTKENQNADRNNSISSPQHYTNSTGQIIVCYYTISSDLNTFWELSPSHIDPDLCTHIIVGFAGVVNCSLDLGSNLSIYKEVIALKKLQPQLRVMISAGGSNELHLGFSEMVKNHANRKRFIRSVLNVTKTFGFDGLDLDWEFPAWLGADEREKLHFVQLLEELRREFYHATKTLILSVAVAAPQAIVDQSYMVAEMAKYVDFVNLMSYDYHFYVWYYPITGLNAPLFSHAAESGYLSTLNVNFSAHYWLSKGMPREKLIVGIPTYGHNYRLDNPLNHDLLAPANGFGELGKMGFVSYPTVCEFLQNGAKSVFEDESKVPYAYKDREWISYDNVTSVYYKAKWIRVNNFGGAMILSLNVDDWNNTCKFNESFPLTRTVSKILRYQAD from the exons ATGGTTAACCAAATCCCCGTGCCACAGGCCAAATATGAATTGTTAACAGACGTCCGACA ACCACGTTGGAGAACGCAAGTTCTGTGCTTGGCATTAGTATCTTTGATACTTGGAGTTCTTTTCGTGACACGCGCGTGGTTGGGAATTGTTATCCTTCGCTCTCCAAGAGCGAAGACACTCGATACAGAAACACTAACAGACAATGCCAAGATTGCTACGTGGTTACGTCGGGCTCGGATGTACGCCGAGTCGACGAAGGAGAACCAGAATGCGGACAGGAACAACAGCATCAGTTCGCCACAACACTACACCAATTCCACAGG GCAAATCATTGTCTGTTATTACACCATATCGAGCGACCTGAACACGTTCTGGGAGCTCAGTCCGTCGCACATTGACCCTGATCTTTGTACGCATATTATCGTGGGTTTTGCGGGCGTGGTGAATTGCAGCCTAGATTTGGGCAGCAATTTATCAATCTACAAAGAAGTTATCGCCTTGAAGAAATTGCAACCTCAATTAAGGGTCATGATCAGTGCTGGCGGCAGTAATGAGCTCCACTTAGGTTTTTcagaaatggtaaaaaatcATGCAAATAGGAAAAG ATTTATACGGTCCGTTTTAAATGTGACAAAGACATTTGGTTTCGATGGACTCGATTTAGATTGGGAATTTCCTGCATGGCTTGGAGCTGATGAACGGGAAAAACTCCATTTCGTACAATTATTAGAGGAATTACGAAGAGAATTTTACCACGCTACAAAAACGTTGATTCTTTCTGTTGCAGTAGCTGCTCCACAAGCTATTGTTGATCAAAGCTATATGGTTGCAGAAATGGCAAA gTATGTAGATTTTGTGAACTTGATGTCATATGACTACCATTTTTATGTATGGTACTATCCAATTACCGGACTCAATGCACCGCTTTTCTCACATGCTGCTGAATCCGGCTATCTTTCTACtctaaatgttaatttttcgGCTCATTATTGGCTTTCAAAAGGGATGCCAAGAGAAAAGTTAATTGTTGGGATTCCTACTTATGGCCACAACTATAGACTGGATAATCCGCTGAATCACGATTTACTAGCACCAGCAAATGGTTTTGGAGAATTGGGGAAGATGGGTTTCGTTTCTTATCCTACAGTTTGCGAGTTCCTTCAAAACGGCGCAAAGAGCGTTTTCGAAGATGAAAGCAAAGTTCCCTATGCCTATAAGGACAGAGAATGGATCTCATATGATAATGTTACAAGTGTTTACTATAAG GCTAAATGGATTCGTGTGAATAATTTTGGAGGAGCAATGATATTATCCTTAAATGTTGATGATTGGAATAATACATGTAAATTCAATGAAAGCTTTCCTTTAACTCGTACTGTTAGCAAGATTCTCAGGTATCAAGCCGATTAA
- the LOC122567974 gene encoding eukaryotic translation initiation factor 3 subunit J gives MDDEWDVENAEAKFDLAIRSNKWEGEDEDEDVKDSWEDVEEEKKDVEKPAEVPKAKPKPKKALAERIEEREKKAKAEAERKAKEKEEALTPEERRAEQIRRQRLQEEADLRLAMETFGVTEEPALSLDTTVPSTKEEFEQYESVLTQKLNQLAKSAEFPPFGEELIKSVALNLSSAHLKKVKTLIDNLLIEKQKIEKGEKAKKNKGKGKAKLKIEDDNTLLSEYGDYVYDDYDDFM, from the exons ATGGATGACGAGTGGG ATGTCGAAAACGCTGAGGCGAAATTCGACCTCGCTATCAGATCCAACAAGTGGGAGGgcgaagacgaagacgaagatgTCAAG GATAGCTGGGAAGatgtcgaagaagaaaagaaagatgtaGAAAAACCTGCAGAAGTGCCTAAGGCTAAACCAAAGCCAAAGAAAGCTTTGGCAGAAAGAATTGAAGAGCGTGAG aaaaaagcaaaagcaGAGGCAGAAAGGAAAgctaaagagaaagaggaagcaTTAACAccagaagagaggagagcaGAACAAATAAGGCGTCAAAGGCTCCAAGAAGAAGCTGATTTACGCCTTGCTATGGAGACTTTCG GTGTAACAGAAGAACCTGCTTTGAGTCTAGATACGACAGTACCTAGCACAAAAGAAGAATTTGAGCAGTATGAAAGTGTACTTACACAGAAGCTAAATCAACTTGCTAAAAGTGCTGAGTTTCCTCCGTTTGGAGAAGAACTTATTAAATCTGTTGCTCTCAATT TATCCTCAGCGCATTTGAAGAAAGTTAAAACGttgatcgataatttattgattGAGAAGCAGAAAAtcgagaaaggagaaaaggcGAAAAAGAACAAGGGCAAGGGAAAAGCAAAACTGAAAATCGAAGATGACAACACTCTTTTGAGCGAATACGGCGACTATGTTTACGATGACTACGACGATTTCATGTAG
- the LOC122567972 gene encoding transmembrane ascorbate-dependent reductase CYB561-like isoform X2 has protein sequence MEQITEPRVNLEGFRPLIIAMEIVGAILIILVAVWCGNYRGGFAWNSNPMLEFNWHPLLMVIGFVFLYANGMLIYRTQRNTRKRRLKLIHAGIMILIVALVVISLVAVFDSHNLHSIPIPNMYSLHSWVGLTSVILFCCQWLAGFLSFLYPGLQLPLRASYMPIHVYFGIAGFIGVIASCLLGLNEKAFFALGNNYPNLVDEAILINVIGLMLILFGGLAVYLVSQERYKRLPRTEDEALVGGRAQ, from the exons ATGGAGCAAATTACAGAACCACGTGTTAATCTGGAGGGTTTCAGACCGCTCATCATTGCAATGGAAATTGTTGGAGCAATACTGATAATTCTAGTTGCAGTTTGGTGTGGCAATTATAGAGGTGGTTTTGCTTGGAATTCTAATCCAATGTTAGAATTCAATTGGCATCCTCTTTTAATGGTTATTggattcgtatttttatatgcCAATG GTATGTTAATATATAGGACACAAAGAAATACTCGAAAACGAAGATTGAAGCTAATTCATGCAGgcataatgatattaattgttGCATTAGTTGTAATTTCTCTTGTGGCTGTGTTTGACAGCCACAACTTGCATTCGATACCAATTCCAAACATGTATAGTCTTCATAGTTGGGTTGGGCTCACTagcgtaattttattttgctgcCAG tggCTTGCTGGATTTCTATCTTTCCTGTATCCGGGATTACAACTTCCATTACGGGCTTCCTACATGCCAATTCATGTATACTTTGGAATCGCAGGATTCATTGGTGTAATTGCTTCCTGTCTTTTAGGCCTCAATGAAAAAGCATTTTTTGCTCTAGG aaataattatCCAAACCTTGTAGACGaagcaatattaattaatgtaatcGGACTTATGTTAATCCTTTTTGGTGGATTAGCAGTTTATTTGGTATCACAAGAACGTTACAAACGTTTACCTAGAACAGAAGACGAAGCATTAGTTGGTGGCAGAGCACAGTAA
- the LOC122567971 gene encoding 2-methoxy-6-polyprenyl-1,4-benzoquinol methylase, mitochondrial isoform X2, with protein MEKRRLLLNLTKNKRITLIFEKCFSDATATNNNEKTTHFGFKTVKESDKVKEVYTVFEKVANSYDQMNDAMSFGIHRIWKDIFIQRLGPTHGTKLLDSAGGTGDITFRYLNYLKNTPNYQDVKSSVTVCDINKNMLDVSKVRAKKLGWTVQNNFNIDWKQCDAEKLPFEDDSYNAYTIAFGIRNVTHIGKVLSEAYRVLTPGGCFMCLEFSHVDNNILKWLYDQYSFQIIPVLGTLIAGEWQPYQYLVESIRKFPKQEEFKDMIEVAGFRNVMYENLNSGIVAIHSGFKL; from the exons atggaaaaacgaagacttcttttaaatttaacaaaaaataaaagaattactcTCATCTTTGAGAAATGTTTCTCAGATGCCACTGCAACTAATAATAATGAGAAAACAACACATTTTGGATTCAAAACTGTCAAAGAAAGTGATAAAGTGAAAGAAg TATATACAGTTTTTGAGAAGGTAGCAAATTCATACGATCAAATGAATGATGCTATGAGTTTTGGAATTCATCGCATTTGGAAAGATATATTCATTCAAAGGCTTGGACCAACTCATGGCACCAAATTATTAGATTCGGCTGGTGGCACAGGAGACATTACAttcagatatttaaattatttaaagaataccCCTAATTACCAAGATGTAAAAAGTTCTGTAACAGTTTgtgatataaataagaatatgtTAGACGTTAGTAAAGTAAGAGCAAAAAAATTAGGATGGACagttcaaaataattttaatattgattGGAAGCAATGTGATGCAGAAAAGCTTCCTTTTGAGGACGATTCATATAATGCTTACACAATAGCCTTTGGAATAAGAAATGTAACACATATTGGGAAG GTACTTTCTGAAGCGTACAGAGTACTTACTCCAGGTGGTTGTTTTATGTGTTTAGAATTCAGTCatgtagataataatattttgaaatg gCTCTATGAtcaatattcatttcaaataatacCCGTGTTGGGTACACTCATAGCAGGAGAATGGCAGCCCTATCAATATCTTGTTGAGAGTATTAGAAAATTCCCAAAACAAGAAGAATTTAAA GACATGATTGAAGTAGCAGGTTTTAGAAATGtaatgtatgaaaatttaaatagtgGTATAGTAGCTATTCATTCGggttttaaattataa
- the LOC122567966 gene encoding uncharacterized protein LOC122567966, whose product MPWTCAVPNCRTNKDKRNEKVSVFIVKNENFGAKWAALIPGIERLRTGQRICEKHFEERYIIREYIKYDNNGKIIAQVPLKRTRLRPGAVPTIFDGYPLQSRSRSRSPQQDIQDVIRHTMRKYARFYTDHTYAVQEPAKCSKSTAKEEVTASSTAKCSESTIREQEVIASNRAKYSKSTIKEEEVSANSTIKYPRTTTIEEGGENEVQEILQLKSIKQDEFVNNDIERCVHQNNECSAIVSLDFDSSVLSHYSINSNIMSSVKSDVNIDCSINNTMRPESFVTVTKAEDNLKMLHFTSSGFPFTTVMFDSIGFNFESQQDDTFENNASLKIPKPWIVGNSKVGDEEALLFTYAIRVNDCGKEKHIFAKSVLVTGSRKIIYEIYMTPVDVIAAKLPRILTKITMLPEILKKFKDLRTCKGITSTGLDTIRANTALKNCIGTDWRHADCSILSIMSERCNSCKKYSNTLSQKIRRMKKRTVIKRVTTSLNPFDEMKLKTMREKIKYKDARVNRMKDKLKRTTDLIVNQQKKACMICMTDNDLDKISKNQKLVIQEIVSAARTKDPKGRRYTDEFIMMCMLMNIKSQSYYEFLRKNEIIPLPCARTIRDYMSQMGTKRGFDEKFVKLLKESQCPDP is encoded by the exons ATGCCATGGACTTGTGCTGTGCCGAATTGTAGGACAAATAAAGATAAACGTAATGAAAAAGTATCTGTTTTCatagtgaaaaatgaaaattttggtGCAAAATGGGCAGCATTGATTCCCGGAATAGAACGTTTGCGAACGGGTCAGCGAATATGcgaaaaacattttgaagaaCGTTACATAATTAGGGAATATATCAAGTACGATAATAATGGGAAAATTATAGCCCAG gTACCATTAAAACGTACGCGTTTACGACCAGGAGCTGTACCTACAATATTTGATGGATATCCATTGCAATCTCGATCGAGATCAAGAAGCCCACAACAAGACATACAAGACGTAATAAGACACACAATGAGGAAATACGCCAGATTTTATACAGACCATACATATGCAGTACAAGAAC cAGCAAAATGTTCAAAGTCAACAGCTAAAGAGGAAGTAACCGCAAGTAGTACAGCAAAATGTTCCGAGTCAACAATTAGGGAACAAGAAGTGATTGCAAGTAATAGAGCAAAGTATTCAAAGTCAAcaattaaagaagaagaagtaagTGCAAATAGTACAATAAAGTATCCAAGGACAACAACCAtagaagaaggaggagaaaaTGAAGTTCAGGAAATATTACAGCTTAAGTCAATAAAGCAGGATGAATTTGTGAACAACGACATAGAACGATGCGTACATCAAAATAATGAATGTTCTGCTATTGTCTCTCTGGACTTTGATAGCAGTGTTCTTTCTCATT ATtctattaattcaaatataatgtCTTCTGTGAAATCGGATGTAAATATTGATTGTTCTATAAACAATACCATGCGACCTGAATCATTTGTGACAGTTACCAAAGCAGAAGATAACTTGAAAATGCTTCATTTTACAAGTTCTGGATTTCCGTTTACTACAGTAATGTTTGACTCTATTGGTTTCAACTTTGAATCTCAAC AAGACGATACTTTTGAGAATAATGCATCTTTGAAAATACCGAAACCATGGATCGTCGGCAACTCTAAAGTTGGCGATGAAGAAGCTCTCTTATTTACATATGCTATAAGAGTGAATGATtgtggaaaagaaaaacatatttttgcaaaatctGTTTTAGTCACAGGttctagaaaaataatttacgaaatatacaTGACACCCGTTGATGTAATAGCTGCAAAACTTCCACGAATATTAACTAAAATCACTATGCTAccagaaattttgaaaaaatttaaagatttacGCACATGTAAAGGAATAACGTCCACTGGTTTGGATACAATCCGTGCAAACACTGctctaaaaaattgtattggtACGGATTGGCGTCATGCAGACTGCTCTATATTATCTATCATGAGTGAAAGATGTAATTCatgcaaaaaatattctaataccTTATCACAAAAGAttagaagaatgaaaaaaagaacggtTATTAAACGAGTCACAACTTCTTTGAACCCATttgatgaaatgaaattgaaaactatgcgagaaaaaatcaaatataaagaTGCTAGGGTTAATCGAATGAAAGATAAACTGAAGCGTACCACAGACCTGATCGTAAATCAACAGAAGAAAGCATGTATGATATGTATGACAGATAATGACTtggataaaatttcaaaaaatcaaaaattagTTATCCAAGAAATAGTTTCGGCTGCGAGAACAAAGGATCCAAAAGGCCGCCGTTATACGGATGAGTTTATAATGATGTGTATGCTAATGAATATCAAATCTCAGAGTTACTATGAATTCTTGAGGAAGAACGAGATCATTCCATTGCCTTGTGCAAGGACCATTCGAGATTATATGTCTCAAATGGGTACAAAGCGTGgatttgatgaaaaatttgttaaactaTTAAAAGAATCACAGTGTCCCGATCCTTGA
- the LOC122567971 gene encoding 2-methoxy-6-polyprenyl-1,4-benzoquinol methylase, mitochondrial isoform X1, with protein MYMLFLLKYCRKMEKRRLLLNLTKNKRITLIFEKCFSDATATNNNEKTTHFGFKTVKESDKVKEVYTVFEKVANSYDQMNDAMSFGIHRIWKDIFIQRLGPTHGTKLLDSAGGTGDITFRYLNYLKNTPNYQDVKSSVTVCDINKNMLDVSKVRAKKLGWTVQNNFNIDWKQCDAEKLPFEDDSYNAYTIAFGIRNVTHIGKVLSEAYRVLTPGGCFMCLEFSHVDNNILKWLYDQYSFQIIPVLGTLIAGEWQPYQYLVESIRKFPKQEEFKDMIEVAGFRNVMYENLNSGIVAIHSGFKL; from the exons atgtatatgttgtttttgttaaaatattgcagaaagatggaaaaacgaagacttcttttaaatttaacaaaaaataaaagaattactcTCATCTTTGAGAAATGTTTCTCAGATGCCACTGCAACTAATAATAATGAGAAAACAACACATTTTGGATTCAAAACTGTCAAAGAAAGTGATAAAGTGAAAGAAg TATATACAGTTTTTGAGAAGGTAGCAAATTCATACGATCAAATGAATGATGCTATGAGTTTTGGAATTCATCGCATTTGGAAAGATATATTCATTCAAAGGCTTGGACCAACTCATGGCACCAAATTATTAGATTCGGCTGGTGGCACAGGAGACATTACAttcagatatttaaattatttaaagaataccCCTAATTACCAAGATGTAAAAAGTTCTGTAACAGTTTgtgatataaataagaatatgtTAGACGTTAGTAAAGTAAGAGCAAAAAAATTAGGATGGACagttcaaaataattttaatattgattGGAAGCAATGTGATGCAGAAAAGCTTCCTTTTGAGGACGATTCATATAATGCTTACACAATAGCCTTTGGAATAAGAAATGTAACACATATTGGGAAG GTACTTTCTGAAGCGTACAGAGTACTTACTCCAGGTGGTTGTTTTATGTGTTTAGAATTCAGTCatgtagataataatattttgaaatg gCTCTATGAtcaatattcatttcaaataatacCCGTGTTGGGTACACTCATAGCAGGAGAATGGCAGCCCTATCAATATCTTGTTGAGAGTATTAGAAAATTCCCAAAACAAGAAGAATTTAAA GACATGATTGAAGTAGCAGGTTTTAGAAATGtaatgtatgaaaatttaaatagtgGTATAGTAGCTATTCATTCGggttttaaattataa
- the LOC122567969 gene encoding acidic mammalian chitinase isoform X2: MYAESTKENQNADRNNSISSPQHYTNSTGQIIVCYYTISSDLNTFWELSPSHIDPDLCTHIIVGFAGVVNCSLDLGSNLSIYKEVIALKKLQPQLRVMISAGGSNELHLGFSEMVKNHANRKRFIRSVLNVTKTFGFDGLDLDWEFPAWLGADEREKLHFVQLLEELRREFYHATKTLILSVAVAAPQAIVDQSYMVAEMAKYVDFVNLMSYDYHFYVWYYPITGLNAPLFSHAAESGYLSTLNVNFSAHYWLSKGMPREKLIVGIPTYGHNYRLDNPLNHDLLAPANGFGELGKMGFVSYPTVCEFLQNGAKSVFEDESKVPYAYKDREWISYDNVTSVYYKAKWIRVNNFGGAMILSLNVDDWNNTCKFNESFPLTRTVSKILRYQAD; encoded by the exons ATGTACGCCGAGTCGACGAAGGAGAACCAGAATGCGGACAGGAACAACAGCATCAGTTCGCCACAACACTACACCAATTCCACAGG GCAAATCATTGTCTGTTATTACACCATATCGAGCGACCTGAACACGTTCTGGGAGCTCAGTCCGTCGCACATTGACCCTGATCTTTGTACGCATATTATCGTGGGTTTTGCGGGCGTGGTGAATTGCAGCCTAGATTTGGGCAGCAATTTATCAATCTACAAAGAAGTTATCGCCTTGAAGAAATTGCAACCTCAATTAAGGGTCATGATCAGTGCTGGCGGCAGTAATGAGCTCCACTTAGGTTTTTcagaaatggtaaaaaatcATGCAAATAGGAAAAG ATTTATACGGTCCGTTTTAAATGTGACAAAGACATTTGGTTTCGATGGACTCGATTTAGATTGGGAATTTCCTGCATGGCTTGGAGCTGATGAACGGGAAAAACTCCATTTCGTACAATTATTAGAGGAATTACGAAGAGAATTTTACCACGCTACAAAAACGTTGATTCTTTCTGTTGCAGTAGCTGCTCCACAAGCTATTGTTGATCAAAGCTATATGGTTGCAGAAATGGCAAA gTATGTAGATTTTGTGAACTTGATGTCATATGACTACCATTTTTATGTATGGTACTATCCAATTACCGGACTCAATGCACCGCTTTTCTCACATGCTGCTGAATCCGGCTATCTTTCTACtctaaatgttaatttttcgGCTCATTATTGGCTTTCAAAAGGGATGCCAAGAGAAAAGTTAATTGTTGGGATTCCTACTTATGGCCACAACTATAGACTGGATAATCCGCTGAATCACGATTTACTAGCACCAGCAAATGGTTTTGGAGAATTGGGGAAGATGGGTTTCGTTTCTTATCCTACAGTTTGCGAGTTCCTTCAAAACGGCGCAAAGAGCGTTTTCGAAGATGAAAGCAAAGTTCCCTATGCCTATAAGGACAGAGAATGGATCTCATATGATAATGTTACAAGTGTTTACTATAAG GCTAAATGGATTCGTGTGAATAATTTTGGAGGAGCAATGATATTATCCTTAAATGTTGATGATTGGAATAATACATGTAAATTCAATGAAAGCTTTCCTTTAACTCGTACTGTTAGCAAGATTCTCAGGTATCAAGCCGATTAA